Proteins from one Falco naumanni isolate bFalNau1 chromosome 2, bFalNau1.pat, whole genome shotgun sequence genomic window:
- the PIGA gene encoding phosphatidylinositol N-acetylglucosaminyltransferase subunit A isoform X4 — translation MGARREAPRERRRPAGIDLLSGIIPELCQKYPELHFLVGGEGPKRIVLEEVRERYQLHDRVRLLGALEHQDVRNVLVQGHIFLNTSLTEAFCMAIVEAASCGLQVVSTRVGGIPEVLPENLIILCEPSVKSLCDGLEKAIAQLRSGTIPSPETVHNKVKTFYTWRNVAERTEKVYDRVADEVVLPMDERLGRLMSHCGPVTGYIFALFAVLNFLFLAFLRWMTPDSIIDVAIDATGPKGAWTKQYFWRKKGRVKELPSSKNAQMERKEHNSH, via the exons GTATAGATTTGCTTAGTGGCATCATTCCTGAGCTCTGTCAGAAATATCCAGAGTTACATTTCTTAGTTGGAGGAGAAGGACCAAAACGAATCGTACTGGAAGAAGTCCGGGAAAGATACCAGCTACATGACAG GGTACGTCTCCTAGGAGCCTTGGAACACCAAGATGTTAGAAATGTTCTAGTCCAGGGGCACATTTTTCTTAACACTTCACTCACTGAGGCCTTTTGTATGGCAATTGTGGAAGCAGCAAGCTGTGGTTTAcag GTGGTGAGTACGAGAGTTGGTGGGATTCCTGAGGTGCTTCCagaaaatctcattattttatgTGAACCCTCTGTGAAATCTTTGTGTGATGGATTAGAAAAAGCTATTGCCCAGCTCAGATCAGGAACGATACCATCTCCAGAAACTGTTCATAATAAAGTAAAGACATTTTATACATGGAGGAATGTAGCAGAGAGAACTGAGAAA GTGTATGACAGGGTTGCTGATGAAGTGGTTTTACCAATGGATGAGCGACTTGGCAGACTAATGTCTCACTGTGGCCCAGTGACTGGGtatatttttgctctttttgctGTTCTGAACTTCCTTTTCTTGGCATTTCTGAGGTGGATGACTCCAGATTCCATTATTGATGTTGCAATAGATGCTACAGGACCTAAAGGTGCATGGACGAAGCAGTATTTCTGGcggaaaaaaggaagagttaaaGAACTTCCAAGCTCAAAAAATGCTCAAATGGAGAGGAAAGAACACAACAGTCACTAA